The following are encoded in a window of Gramella sp. MT6 genomic DNA:
- the ettA gene encoding energy-dependent translational throttle protein EttA yields the protein MSDDKKVIFSMSGVTKTFPKANTPVLKNIYLSFFYGAKIGILGLNGSGKSTLLNIIAGKDQNFQGDVVFSPNYSVGMLEQEPELDEDKTVLEVVKEGVAETVGILDEYNKINDMFGLPEVYEDADKMQKLMDKQAELQDKIDASNAWELDTKLEIAMDALRTPDPDKKISVLSGGERRRVALCRLLLQEPDVLLLDEPTNHLDAESVHWLEHHLQQYKGTVIAVTHDRYFLDNVAGWILELDRGEGIPWKGNYSSWLDQKSKRLAQEQKQASKRQKTLERELEWSRMSPKGRQTKQKARLKNYDKLLSQDQKQLDEKLEIYIPNGPRLGTNVIEADGVSKAFGDKLLYEDLNFKLPQAGIVGVIGPNGAGKTTIFKMIMGEEEPDKGSFKVGETAKIAYVDQSHSNIDPDKTIWQNFSDEQELIMMGGRQVNSRAYLSRFNFSGSEQNKKVSMLSGGERNRLHLAMTLKEEGNVLLLDEPTNDLDVNTLRALEEGLDNFAGCAVVISHDRWFLDRICTHILAFEGDSQVYFFEGSFSDYEENKKKRLGGDIMPKRIKYKKLVR from the coding sequence ATGTCAGACGATAAAAAAGTTATTTTTTCGATGTCTGGAGTTACCAAGACCTTTCCGAAGGCAAATACTCCAGTATTGAAGAATATTTATTTAAGTTTCTTTTATGGAGCCAAGATCGGGATCCTCGGTCTGAATGGTTCTGGTAAATCTACCTTGTTGAATATCATTGCCGGGAAAGATCAGAATTTCCAGGGAGATGTGGTATTCTCACCAAATTACAGCGTTGGAATGCTGGAACAGGAGCCGGAACTGGATGAAGATAAAACGGTACTTGAAGTTGTAAAAGAAGGTGTTGCTGAAACTGTTGGTATTCTTGATGAGTATAATAAGATCAATGATATGTTTGGTCTTCCGGAAGTTTATGAAGATGCAGATAAGATGCAGAAGCTTATGGATAAGCAGGCTGAACTTCAGGATAAGATAGATGCCAGCAATGCCTGGGAACTGGATACAAAACTGGAGATCGCTATGGATGCGCTTAGGACTCCAGATCCAGATAAGAAAATTTCGGTTCTTTCCGGAGGGGAAAGAAGGAGAGTAGCTCTTTGCCGATTATTACTTCAGGAACCTGATGTGCTATTACTGGATGAGCCTACCAACCACCTTGATGCCGAGTCGGTACACTGGTTGGAGCATCATTTACAACAATATAAAGGAACAGTGATCGCGGTAACTCACGACCGTTATTTCCTTGATAATGTAGCGGGTTGGATCCTTGAACTGGACAGGGGAGAAGGTATTCCATGGAAAGGGAACTATTCTTCATGGTTAGATCAGAAATCCAAAAGACTTGCCCAGGAACAAAAGCAGGCTAGTAAGCGTCAAAAAACACTAGAGCGAGAACTTGAATGGTCTAGAATGAGTCCGAAAGGAAGACAGACCAAGCAAAAAGCCAGGCTTAAGAATTATGATAAACTATTAAGCCAGGATCAAAAGCAACTTGATGAAAAGCTGGAGATCTATATTCCGAATGGTCCTCGTTTGGGTACTAATGTGATCGAGGCCGATGGAGTAAGCAAAGCTTTTGGAGATAAATTACTTTATGAGGATCTTAATTTCAAGCTTCCACAGGCTGGAATAGTAGGTGTTATTGGACCTAACGGTGCTGGTAAAACTACTATTTTCAAAATGATCATGGGAGAAGAGGAGCCAGATAAAGGTAGTTTTAAAGTAGGGGAGACCGCTAAGATCGCTTATGTAGATCAGAGCCATTCTAATATTGACCCAGATAAAACCATCTGGCAAAACTTTAGCGATGAACAGGAATTGATCATGATGGGTGGCCGTCAGGTAAATTCCAGAGCTTACCTAAGCCGATTCAATTTCAGCGGAAGCGAGCAGAATAAAAAGGTGAGCATGCTGTCTGGTGGTGAAAGAAACCGTCTACATTTAGCAATGACTCTGAAGGAAGAAGGAAACGTTCTTTTACTGGATGAGCCTACGAACGACCTTGATGTCAACACCCTTCGAGCACTGGAAGAAGGTCTGGATAACTTTGCGGGATGTGCCGTGGTTATTTCTCACGACCGTTGGTTCCTGGATAGGATCTGTACACATATCCTTGCTTTTGAAGGTGATTCACAGGTGTATTTCTTTGAAGGTAGTTTCTCAGATTACGAAGAGAATAAAAAGAAACGCCTTGGAGGTGATATTATGCCGAAGCGTATTAAATACAAGAAACTGGTTCGTTAA
- a CDS encoding DUF1456 family protein has translation MALTNNDIFKKLRVAHKLTNEDIVKICELVDFKVSKSELGAIFRREDHEKYVECGDQFLRNFLDGLIIHLRGPMPKKK, from the coding sequence ATGGCACTAACGAATAATGATATTTTCAAAAAATTACGCGTAGCTCACAAGTTAACTAATGAAGATATTGTAAAGATATGTGAGCTGGTAGATTTTAAAGTTTCAAAAAGTGAACTGGGAGCGATCTTTAGAAGAGAGGACCACGAAAAATATGTAGAATGCGGAGACCAGTTCCTCAGAAACTTTTTAGACGGCTTGATCATTCACCTGCGGGGACCTATGCCGAAGAAGAAATGA